In Chitinophaga sp. H8, a single genomic region encodes these proteins:
- a CDS encoding ArsR/SmtB family transcription factor — MRRDVFQAIADPTRREIINLLAYQSLNLNEVAVNFNISRPAVSKHIRILTECGLVVIKQQGRERFCEANLGKLKEVSDWAEKYRAFWANKLDALEVFLAKEHKSIRKSKV, encoded by the coding sequence ATGAGAAGAGATGTTTTTCAGGCAATAGCCGATCCTACCAGACGGGAAATTATCAATTTGCTGGCCTATCAGTCACTGAACCTGAACGAGGTAGCCGTGAATTTTAATATCAGCCGGCCAGCTGTTTCCAAGCATATCCGGATATTGACCGAATGCGGATTGGTAGTGATTAAGCAACAGGGACGGGAACGATTTTGTGAGGCCAACCTGGGAAAACTAAAAGAGGTGTCTGATTGGGCCGAAAAATACCGGGCTTTCTGGGCCAATAAATTAGATGCGCTGGAAGTGTTTCTTGCAAAGGAGCATAAATCTATACGGAAAAGTAAGGTGTAG
- the xseB gene encoding exodeoxyribonuclease VII small subunit, which yields MEQHLTYESAFQELKVIAAEIENESVSVDVLAEKVKRAAVLIEFCQKKLRATETEVTNIIKQMENNNTTEK from the coding sequence ATGGAACAGCATTTGACCTATGAATCAGCCTTCCAGGAATTGAAGGTAATTGCAGCAGAAATAGAGAATGAATCCGTTTCGGTAGATGTATTGGCGGAAAAGGTGAAACGTGCTGCCGTGCTGATCGAATTCTGCCAGAAGAAATTACGCGCTACAGAAACAGAAGTAACCAATATTATCAAGCAAATGGAAAATAATAATACTACAGAAAAGTAA